One Mauremys reevesii isolate NIE-2019 linkage group 27, ASM1616193v1, whole genome shotgun sequence genomic region harbors:
- the LOC120392306 gene encoding uncharacterized protein LOC120392306 isoform X1, with amino-acid sequence MSRHQPGLLRYLPPPFHPGWGDPAGHGGPQHRDPCGCAPRGKDEASSLGSDAAHYPAPQAEGVTFSRLESTTSAGTGPCQRIGSSSQPQVAIKPAGSQVLSLPTDFTPPAANGHRRGSRPSSSCSDTVEGDYEASIRLKPGSGSSGKGKTEEQRFFLQEAPLLDRPKDDKTSQEIRGVCWTDQNGVSNGFLLCSLTPLNGHRRFFFKFTLFSESC; translated from the exons ATGAGTCGCCACCAGCCAGGACTGCTGCGGTACCTTCCGCCTCCCTTCCACCCAGGTTGGGGGGACCCGGCAGGGCACGGTGGCCCGCAGCACAGAGATCCCTGTGGGTGCGCACCCAGAGGCAAAGACGAGGCGTCCAGTTTGGGATCTGATGCTGCGCACTATCCAGCCCCCCAGGCAGAGGGGGTCACCTTCTCCAGGCTTGAGTCCACCACCAGCGCCGGGACTGGACCTTGTCAACGCATCGGCAGCTCCTCACAGCCTCAGGTAGCCATCAAGCCAGCAGGTTCCCAGGTGCTTTCGTTGCCTACTGATTTCACCCCCCCTGCTGCTAATGGGCATCGGCGAGGAAGTCGCCCTTCGTCATCCTGCTCGGACACTGTAGAGGGGGATTATGAAGCGTCCATTAGACTGAAACCCGGCTCTGGATCATCTGGGAAGGGTAAAACGGAAGAGCAGCGTTTTTTTCTCCAGGAGGCTCCACTGTTAGACAGGCCTAAAGACGACAAAACATCGCAAGAAATACGAG GTGTATGCTGGACGGACCAAAATGGCGTGTCGAATGGCTTCCTATTGTGTTCTTTGACTCCCTTAAATGGACACCgtcgatttttttttaaatttactctTTTCTCTGAATCCTGTTGA
- the LOC120392306 gene encoding uncharacterized protein LOC120392306 isoform X2 produces the protein MSRHQPGLLRYLPPPFHPGWGDPAGHGGPQHRDPCGCAPRGKDEASSLGSDAAHYPAPQAEGVTFSRLESTTSAGTGPCQRIGSSSQPQVAIKPAGSQVLSLPTDFTPPAANGHRRGSRPSSSCSDTVEGDYEASIRLKPGSGSSGKGKTEEQRFFLQEAPLLDRPKDDKTSQEIREFDLNLNLLLLWCAVMTVVKSEMMHLK, from the exons ATGAGTCGCCACCAGCCAGGACTGCTGCGGTACCTTCCGCCTCCCTTCCACCCAGGTTGGGGGGACCCGGCAGGGCACGGTGGCCCGCAGCACAGAGATCCCTGTGGGTGCGCACCCAGAGGCAAAGACGAGGCGTCCAGTTTGGGATCTGATGCTGCGCACTATCCAGCCCCCCAGGCAGAGGGGGTCACCTTCTCCAGGCTTGAGTCCACCACCAGCGCCGGGACTGGACCTTGTCAACGCATCGGCAGCTCCTCACAGCCTCAGGTAGCCATCAAGCCAGCAGGTTCCCAGGTGCTTTCGTTGCCTACTGATTTCACCCCCCCTGCTGCTAATGGGCATCGGCGAGGAAGTCGCCCTTCGTCATCCTGCTCGGACACTGTAGAGGGGGATTATGAAGCGTCCATTAGACTGAAACCCGGCTCTGGATCATCTGGGAAGGGTAAAACGGAAGAGCAGCGTTTTTTTCTCCAGGAGGCTCCACTGTTAGACAGGCCTAAAGACGACAAAACATCGCAAGAAATACGAG agtttgatTTAAACCTGAACCTGCTCCTTCTCTGGTGCGCAGTCATGACTGTGGTCAAAAGTGAAATGATGCATTTGAAATAA